A window of the Eschrichtius robustus isolate mEscRob2 chromosome 5, mEscRob2.pri, whole genome shotgun sequence genome harbors these coding sequences:
- the ARL4C gene encoding ADP-ribosylation factor-like protein 4C, which translates to MGNISSNISAFQSLHIVMLGLDSAGKTTVLYRLKFNEFVNTVPTIGFNTEKIKLSNGTAKGISCHFWDVGGQEKLRPLWKSYSRCTDGIIYVVDSVDVDRLEEAKTELHKVTKFAENQGTPLLVIANKQDLPKSLPVAEIEKQLALHELIPATTYHVQPACAIIGEGLTEGMDKLYEMILKRRKSLKQKKKR; encoded by the coding sequence ATGGGCAACATCTCTTCCAACATCTCGGCCTTCCAGTCCCTGCACATCGTCATGCTGGGCTTGGACTCGGCCGGCAAGACCACGGTGCTCTACCGGCTCAAGTTCAACGAGTTCGTGAACACGGTGCCCACCATCGGCTTCAACACGGAGAAGATCAAGCTGAGCAACGGCACGGCCAAGGGCATCAGCTGCCACTTCTGGGACGTGGGCGGCCAGGAGAAGCTGCGGCCGCTGTGGAAGTCCTACAGCCGCTGCACGGACGGCATCATCTACGTGGTGGACTCGGTGGACGTGGACCGGCTGGAGGAGGCCAAGACGGAGCTGCACAAGGTGACCAAGTTCGCCGAGAACCAGGGCACGCCGCTGCTGGTCATCGCCAACAAGCAGGACCTGCCCAAGTCGCTGCCCGTGGCCGAGATCGAGAAGCAGCTGGCGCTGCACGAGCTCATCCCGGCCACCACCTACCACGTCCAGCCGGCGTGCGCCATCATCGGCGAGGGCCTCACCGAGGGCATGGACAAGCTCTATGAGATGATCCTGAAACGCAGGAAGTCCCTCAAGCAGAAGAAGAAGCGGTAA